The region CTCGTCGGCGACGCGCTGCAACGTCGTACGCCCCGGGGGCGGGCGCTGGTGGCGGCGGTAGGCATCCTGGCGGCCGTACCGTTCTATGTGGTGTTGTTCTTCGTGCCGATCAGCATCGACGTGCCGGACGGCGCTGGCGCGGGCGCGATCATCGGCGCGGTGCTCGGCAGCGTGGTCACCGAGCCAACCGTCGGTCTGAGTCTGCTGACGGCGATCCTGGCGTTGGCGTTGACCTCGGCCAACTCGCCCAACTGGTTCGCGTTGATCGCCGACGTCAACCCACCCGAGCACCGGGGCACCGTCTACAGCCTCGGCAACCTGGTCAACGGCGTGGGGCGGGCCACCGGCAACGGGCTGGTCGGTGCGGTGTTCCAGGGGCTGCGTACGGCGTTCCCGCCACCACTCAACTTCGCCGTCGGGCTGGCCGCGTTCCAGCTCTTCTTCATCCCTACCGGGATCATGTACTGGCTGGCGTCGCGTACCGCGCCCCGCGACATCGAGGACGTACACGACCTGCTCACCGAACGCGCCACCGCCGCCCAGTAGACCGTCTCCGCCTGGCTCCGCCCGCCCGGGTTGAACACGCCCCGCCCTCAGGTGGGTGAGGGAGGGCCCCTTCCAGGGTAGAAAGCGCTAAGAAGGGGCCCTCCCTCACACCTCAGCCGAGTAGCCAGACCGTGACGTCGGTCGGGATGTGGCCGTCGGTGTCGAGCGGGGCGCTGGCGTGCAGCAGTTCCGCGCCATCGGGCAGCGGGATCGGGGCGTCCCCGAAATTGGTGATCACCCGCAGCCGGCCGTTGCGGAACGCGAGCACCTCGTCGGGGCTCTCCAGCCAGCAGAGTGCCCCGGTGCCGAGCGCCAACTCGCGGCGCAGCCGTAGCGCCGTGCGGTACATCTCGTAGGTCGAGCCGGGCACCCCGCGCTGCCGGTCCACGGCGTACTCGGCCCAGATCGCCGGCTGGGGCAGCCAACTGGCGTCGGTCGGGCCGAAGCCGTACGACGGGCTGTCCGCCTGCCATGGGATCGGCACCCGGCACCCGTCCCGGCCCCGCATCGCGCCACTGCTACGGGTCCAGGTCGGGTCCTGCCGGGTCTCGTCGGGCAGTGCCATGTGCTCCGGCAGGCCCAGTTCCTCGCCTTGGAAGAGGTAGGCCGAACCGGGCAGGGCGAGCATCAGCAGGGTGGCCGCTCGGGCCCGACGCAACCCGAGTACGCCGTCCGGCTGCGGGTCGCCGATTCCGATGCCGTTGGGTCGGGTCTGCCCGACCGGCAGCCCGAGCCGGGAGGCGTGCCGTAGCACGTCGTGGTTGGACAGCACCCAGGTGGTGGGGGCATCGACGGCTTCGCTGGCGGTCAACGAGCGGGTGATGACCGCGTACTGGGCGGGTGCGGTCCAGGCCGCCTCCAGGTATTCGAAGTTGAACGCCTGGTGCATCTCGTCCGGCCGGACGTACGCGGCCAGCCGCTCGGCGGGCTGCACCCATGCCTCGGCGACGAGGATCCGGTCACCGGGGTAGCTGTTGAGGAGCCCGCGCCACTCCCGGTAGATCTCGTGTACCCCGTCCTGGTCCCACATCGGCGGGCGCTGGCCCTCCCTGCCCTCACCGGAGAGCGGCTCCTGTGGGTAGTGCCAGTCCGCCAGGTCGGCCTGTTTGACCAGGCCGTGGGCCACGTCGACCCGGAACCCGTCGACGCCCCGGTCGAGCCAGAACCGCAGGATGTCGAGGAACTCGGCCCGTACCTCCGGACGGTCCCAGTTCAGGTCGGGCTGGCCGGGGTCGAACAGGTGCAGGTACCACTGGCCGGGGCGGCCGTCGGACTCGGTGATCCGGGTCCAGGCCCCGCCGCCGAAGACGCTCTGCCAGTCGTTGGGCGGTTCCTCGCCGTTTGCGCCGCGGCCGTCGCGGAAGATGTAGCGCTGGCGTTCGTGGCTGCCCGGCCCGGCGGCCAGGGCGGCACGGAACCAGCGGTGTTCCGACGAGGTGTGGTTGGGCACCAGGTCGACGATGACCCGCAGCCCTCGCGTGTGGGCCTCGGTGATCAGCTTGTCGGCGTCGGCCAGTCGACCGAAGATCGGGTCGACGTCCCGATAGTCGGCCACGTCGTAACCGGCGTCGGCCTGCGGGGAGG is a window of Micromonospora polyrhachis DNA encoding:
- a CDS encoding glycoside hydrolase family 13 protein is translated as MNTNAKNAPASDSASVPTHWWEDAVIYQIYPRSFADSNGDGIGDLPGITARLDHLVEVGVDAVWLSPFYPSPQADAGYDVADYRDVDPIFGRLADADKLITEAHTRGLRVIVDLVPNHTSSEHRWFRAALAAGPGSHERQRYIFRDGRGANGEEPPNDWQSVFGGGAWTRITESDGRPGQWYLHLFDPGQPDLNWDRPEVRAEFLDILRFWLDRGVDGFRVDVAHGLVKQADLADWHYPQEPLSGEGREGQRPPMWDQDGVHEIYREWRGLLNSYPGDRILVAEAWVQPAERLAAYVRPDEMHQAFNFEYLEAAWTAPAQYAVITRSLTASEAVDAPTTWVLSNHDVLRHASRLGLPVGQTRPNGIGIGDPQPDGVLGLRRARAATLLMLALPGSAYLFQGEELGLPEHMALPDETRQDPTWTRSSGAMRGRDGCRVPIPWQADSPSYGFGPTDASWLPQPAIWAEYAVDRQRGVPGSTYEMYRTALRLRRELALGTGALCWLESPDEVLAFRNGRLRVITNFGDAPIPLPDGAELLHASAPLDTDGHIPTDVTVWLLG